The Aethina tumida isolate Nest 87 chromosome 5, icAetTumi1.1, whole genome shotgun sequence genomic sequence AGGCATTTAATAGGTTTTATGATCTAAACTTGGTGATAGTCGAATAGTAGTAGTAGATAGTAGAATAATtgcatcataaaattaatatttcaatattgttatttataaatttcaaagttataAGTGTCGTTAAAAGAGGGCggcatatttatgtataattagtGGGCAACACTTCTAACATactcttataaaaattaatctcatTGACTAATTTTGAATGACGATGATGAAACATaaactttgtttataattaaactaacattttatgaatattatacagtttttataattaaaaaatagtatattttaattctataaaatgttataaatatttttcttaattgagcTGGCTATAGAaatagcaattttaattttgaaagggatttttaatgattaaatctgtagtatttaacttaacattaacactttgataacctttttattctataactTTGGCCTCGTTGCATAGACTGGACCATATTATGCTTTTTTCTTTTCTGTgatgaattcatttaaatttgtaaaatttttatgtccaatttgcttataaacgtgatcccccatgttttctataggCTTTATGTCAGAAGATTGAGACGGGCAAGAGAAAATATTGATACATTAGTCTTTGAACCAATCCGACACAATTTTGGattgttttcatgttgaaacgcGTTTATTAAGAGAATCATATCATATATGAAAgcaaattattctttaatatattcctGTACATAAATGAATTGAATCATTCACAAAGCATAATTGAACCGTCACCATGTTTCAGTGTGGGTTTAACAAACTTCTTGTTTTATCTCTGTAGGGTGTTTAATACATGGTAATTAgaatcatcatttttttatgaattaattttagacttctttataaaaactacacgTCAGGTTTAAtgaatgtgatcctaagcaaattaaaactagatttcctcatttttagtagaaaccagaatttttcttgtaggtctgGGGTCAAACGAACCTCCATTCACTATACATCTTCTCAGAGTCCTTAAAGTAATTTTGgcaagtcccatttcctccaggttggctttaagttgacgttaaaattaaattgttttttacatattatcgattgaacaatttttttcgaaGCTACAATTTGGCCAGTTTCTTTACAAATGACTTATGTAACCGTTAACTCTTCGgcattttttcttgtttctctcggtCTTGATAACGCtgaattgtattttttctttctgTTTCACTTTGTAGCAGTtcataaagaaaaaagttgctataatattgtccattgaaaaatgaaaatttctcaattttttatagaataaaattagattgaccagtTGTATCGTAGACTcaaaaacaacagaaaaaacaataaacattacagGTACTAccatccaattcaagtagtaatagtagctcatatttttattttcaaaagtgATTGAACGATTTTACGGAACGAGTACCAATGAAAGAAGACCTGAACAGGGGCGAAAAAAAGGCACCATTGCAAGACCGTAAGCACTTAGACAAAGGTTGGCATCTTGTACTTTACTTCAGCACAGTTTTCATTGACTTATAATGTAAGAATAAGCTAGGATACCATAAGGAGAAGGCTAAAGGAAGAAGGAATATAACCCCGTACCGTGCTGTAACAAGTCCCTTATTGACATCAACACATCGTAATGATTAACTGAATTTGGCTAGAGAGTGCTTTCATAAGGGAGAAGCTGAGTAGAGTCATGTATTGTTTAGTGATAAGTCTaggttttctttaaatatcaataatcgTCGTAGAGGAGTGTGTGTATAGACGTCTAAGAGAACGTTACGCTCAACGTATTATAGCTTAAACTCTTACTTTTGGTGGAGGATCGGTAATGGTTTGGGATGCATTAGTTTGCAGGCACATACGGAACTGGTTGTCATTGGTGGAGGAAGTTTAACGACTGATAGGTATGTAAGGGAAATCCCAGAACCTCATGTTGTACCATTTGCTCCATTTACTGCCGAAACTACCTTGACGAGGTAAATATTCCACAAATGAACTGACCAGTTAGAAATCCTGACTTATATCCGATTGGACATCTGTGGAACCATATGGGAAAATAAGAGCACTTCAACCACCACCAAAGACATTACATCAACTAAAGGAAAAGATCATAGAAATTTGGGAGGGCACTGATCAGGAAATCAtaagaacattaattttaagaatgagGCTACATTGTCAAAAGGTCATTAACGGACTTGATGGAAATACTCCTTATTAATGCAAATAAACTTaacttgaaaaatgttaaaattttgttatatttaattatttctctaacagtattttttcattttcaataaatgtgcAGTGTACTtcaataagttgctataattatagcCACCACtatataattcacaaaatatgtATCATTACTTGCCACACACCGACATATCTCATtccataatataatacattaaataatactattagAGATAGTACACATCGATATCTTTCAAtacattgaaacaaaaatatcgaaaatatAAGTACTTCCCTTACATCGCTACATCAAGTTTATCCATCCCTATATCTAGATCTTAATGAACTGAAAGATAAGattgaaatgtaaatttattaattactctttactttattaatttactaagtAGAAATGCAGTTTCATTACAGTTCATTAAACAGTACCTAGACTAATTCATACTTCAAATACCActgttttatggattttattttcTGGATCATATAAGTTCTAATTTAGTGCTAATTGAAAAATAGACAAAAACTGTGAAACAGTTCACAATAGCAATTTGTAATACAGATGTTAACCAGATGTAAAACAAATTCATATCAGAAATTTCAACCAGTCGAACAGATCTGTGGCGGTTAAAAATTGATACGGGCATtagagtaaaaaaaaatgtaacgaCCGCTAATCGGATCCCAGGTCGCAGCCGTCGAGTGGCATAAAATACTGTGTGAAGGTGTTAATGATATATTagatgaaattataataattcccgatataaatatttgttatcgGACAATCTCGTTGCACGGACATAACGAGAGGAGAGCGTTCGGATCGTTAAAGTGAGACGGCAATCGTGCGCGGAGTGGCAGACTGGCAGGACTGGGGCCTCCTCATTACACGGTGGGTAGCTAAAGTCacgattttataatgtgtGTACACATACCGCTcgataataacttttattaacgGCGAATCTTAAGTATTGCACATCTTCCTTCGGTTCCCTCCGTTCGCTTTCGCACTTTTTctcttgatttattttcaacgCTGCCCCCAAGCGGCACGATTGCACCGGCCCCGACGTTATTTATTGGATCCGGCATCTTGTCCGGCCGAAAAACTGATCGAGTTGAAGAAGTGTTGCATGCGGAAGAAGTTAATTGAAAACGCCGCTCGTCGGGGTCCACGTTGCCACCAGGAGCAAAAGGAGCGTCAGGGCCCGGTACAAGAACTACTGTAGAATGGAACAACGTGGCGCACCGCAAGGGGTCCAATCATTAGTTTACATACTTAAGTCCATCACGGCTTTTTGCCCCCTGAAAGCAGTCGATTGCTTTCCTTTTAATACACTTGCCACCTAGGTGTCCACGCCACGGATCGATTTAATATAATGACCATCCGCTTTTCGCTCTACGCACCGACAAGACGAGACGAGagaaaaatcattaacaataatggaatatttattgtaataaataattatccggGGCCGGCGATGAGACCTGGCATATAGATCTAAAATTATGACCAGGCTGATTTGTCGGTGTCAATTCCTGCTCCGGGAGATTAATTGTTCCGTTACGTGGGTAGTACCGAAAACTCCAACGGTGTTTTCACAAATTCACAGGTTTGTTAAGTATTTTTCCCGCGTCCGGATCATTAGCCTTGATAATTGATCCCCGTAGCTCATAAAAGAGAATGTCTCGTTATAAGCAGCGCGCCGCTGTCTGGGTTACGGCGGGTCgcatcaatattaaattccaTATTCGATCGAACAGGTATCTTTAATAAAGTACCAATCGGCGATCCACTCAACCAAGCCACTTCTTGGACTTCAAACAGTACCGCACACAAGTCCATCACTTGCCTGGTCCGACCGGCTGGTTATTGGTGTACCAAACACTATATTTAACACAATCGTGACAAGACATCTCCACGGGTCCTCGCTCATAATTACATACACCACCTTATTGTACCAAAAGGTACTGCCCATCGCATGTGCAACGGCACCCTCGACGTAATTAGCCGGGATACattgatttttctttattaaactcATTGTGGTACTTCTAATCGatcatttatataaactaaaactGTAACACAATTACAAGACCACATAGAGAAATTAAATGCGgctttaatttactaattctaTCAACAATAGTGATGATTATTGTTGATAGAATAGTTGAATACCTCCTGTCAGTTTTGTGtcaattatacttttttatacattacccatacaaaaaaaatggtgTTCCCCCACACATACAGAAATGAGCACACCGAAACGATCACCACCAACTACACATATGGAAGTTGGTACGCGGAACACGTGAAGTTCAAAATCCCGATCAAACGTCAGCTCCTGAAACTCCTGAAAGACATCGACGGTTGCGAAAGGAGCTACAGAAGAGATCTGTCGGACACGGTGGCCATCAAATGCATACCGACCAATCCGAAGTACTCCAAAGAGATTTACCGGATGAAAAGTTACGTTGAAGGTTGGTTCAACAAGCTGAGCATCCGGAATGAGAGTTTCGACATCGGTTCCATTCAGTTCGGCGACCAGACTTTGGTGCTGCCGCCAGTTTTGCTCGGTCGGTTGAAGTCGCCCATTGCCAAAATAACGGTACTACGTTtctattttttccatattaaggtttttaataagtgaataaaattttaagttgtgtGTGTATTTACACTTAGACGTCAGGGAACAGAACCCGGCTGAATGGGACAGTGATCCTTGGACTTTATCGGAACGTGATGCTAAGTACTATGGTTGTGGAACTGCTTCATCCAAAGGGCCTTTACTTTGTTGGATGCACGCCATCCAATCCTTCAATCGACTGAACTTTGACTTACCCATTAACATCAAGTACCATTCGCtattatccaatttttaattaagttatgaaATTATCTTTCAGATTTATTGTTGAGTTCGCTTACACATTAAGGAGTCCTGAGTTGATGAAGTTCCTGGTAGCCAAAAAGCAAGACTTTTTCAATGATATAGAATATGTGGTGTGTAATTTATCAGAGTGGCTAGGTCAAAAGTACCCAAGCATAGTTTACGGAACTGTAGGCGTTTTGTACATGTCTCTGATGGTACAAAAGAATCCGGAAACCGATAGTGACTTAAGCGAAGATGCTAAAAAGATTCTTGATACGATAGTCAATGatgagaataaaattttgatacctCACTTCAACGATTATGTAGACCAAGTCACGCCAGATGAAGAGAGGATTTACGAATCGATCAGGAACTTTGATATAGACGCCGTTaggtaaaattcaatttcgaagtagactttttattattactcttATGTTTAGAGCATCTTTGCCTCCTCACAAGCAACACCTGGACAAAATCCGTCTGTTGATGGACTTCTGGAGAAATCCAAGCATTACCGTTGGTGAAGTAATGACTTGCGCTTGCGATGATCCTGATACAAGCATAGTAAGGCAAGATTTCATGGTGAAGATCGTTCCTAGGCAAATTGTGGAAAAATCAGTCACGATGATTAACGCGCACGTGAAGAACGCAGTTAAAGAACtagatattaaaagtaaagtgGATGTGGTACTTCAATCATCGGTGAAACATTGGATTGAAGATATATATTGTCCTTTATTTCAAGCTGCCAAAAGAGCCACCcttcaagtaaatttaaatattaaaggaaaTAATGAGGTTTTGAGTATGATTTGTTACAGATTTACAAAGAAGATCCCGACATGATACGAGAAGACAAGAGTCGgctaataattacaattttgaaaatggttTTCGAAAAACCTGTTCTTTGTTTGCCACTGGTGTCGCAGAATTGCAACAAATACAGACCGAATGAGTTTATTcccaaaaaaaattacatggaAGGTACCAAGTTAATTGCTGCTTTGATTATACAGCTCGGCGAAAAATAACCGAAATAAAttctcatttaataaaatttttatgtttaatttcaaactaatatacaaaaacttaaataatttcatgtcacaaaaaagtaacatttaatgaaacgctaaaataaaaatacatttgacAGAGACATCTATTCAACATTATGTAAACACCcatgatttttaatgaatgttttctattttaatccAACAGACGCCCTCTATGAATTAGATGCCGAACTAAGCGTggccattaaaaaaatgtgcagGTTTTTTGATTGACAACAACAAACTTTTTCTATAGAAACAGATTCAGATTATAGAAAACTAAATGCGTAGGCCGATAAATAGGGGATTTTGTTTATCCCCACGAAACGCAAATTTTCAGTTTGGCATCAGAAATGTGTTTGAACGacgtaaaaagtaaataattcgaattatGATGGCAGAAACACAACCGAGCCGATTTGAGAAATCCTTAGGACTTCTGACCACCAAGTTCGTGAGCCTTTTGCAAAAGTCTCAGGGTGGTGTTTTGGATTTGAAAGTTGTAAGTGTGTGTGATTTCCAATTTTCCTTTTCTAATTAAGTTCTGTGCGCTTTTAGGCGGCGGATTTTTTAGCTGTCAGGCAAAAGAGGCGTATTTATGACATAACTAATGTGCTAGAAGGTATCGGACTGATTGAGAAAAAGAGCAAAAACAGTATTCAATGGAAGTAAGTTACGAAAGCTACAACCAAAGGATTTgtctacatataaatatattttttagacctTACACATATCGGGATTGTATCCAAGGAGGAAATTCTCAAGAATTTTCAGTTAAAGTCACTgaactaaaagaaaaattagctAAATTAGATGAATATGAACAGAAATTGGACCTTCACAAGTTGTGGGTAACACAAAGCATTAAAAACATAACTGAAGATTTGGAAACTAagcaatatttatatgttacaaAAGATGACTTGTTATCAGCTTATGAATCAGACCAAATAATACTACTTATAAATACCCCTGTTAACCAAACTAGtgtaaagtttaaaaacaatagtGAAGAGCTTTCATTGAATTTCAAGGCTGAAAAACCTATTGTAGCTAATCTATTGAGAAATGAAGAAAAGATTGAGGAAGATGTCAAAgatgaaaacattaaaaaaaggaaaattaatgTATGTAGTGTTTAGTTTCTtgtcatgttttttataatcgattaatattttttgtagcaTATTGAATATGTGGAAGATAAAAGAAGAtgttattcagtggaaaatgATCCAGAATTATTGACtgctgaaattttatttagaacaataccaaacaataatatttataagcttaatgaaggtaaatttacattgcgaattaattaaatatactgacaattattttttaggcaTAGTTTCAAGTACAGATCCGTTTTTGCGACTGAGTCCACTTCCATTCACTGAAGATTTTTCATTTGGTTTATCAGAGTCAGAAGGACTAAGTGATTTGTTTGACATTACTGTGCCAAACGAATAGTTTAAAGATGATGTAAATATGTGCAGTTTTTAATTGAGGATCAACtattttgttattgaaaaGTGATTTATTCGGGGAgacgaaaaatatttatcaagtgttgtaattatacaaattgggGTAAATGTTTTGGTTTACCTTTTTTTGTTATCTCATGCATTATTATGAATGTGACAgagtactttttaatttataatatttttgttaaataaatttacaaagtaacgccaaaatgttttaattattgaattgttaatattggcgttttttcaattttcccatgcaaattaaactttttaatttagttggttttgtattaaaaacattaccTTGTTTCAATCAAAAGTACattacaaatgttaattttaaatggcgTAATAAACATCTAATGCTAGGCAACCTCGTCTGCATCTTTGTACCAGTAGGCTTTTGCCGTCggtgataatattatttacttaaataatttatttatttgataatttatatcataaatatacaTCTAATATACAGTGTATTGATTAAAAacgataaattttgaaatttgataaaaatacatatcaatttaaaaatattcaaatagcGTCCTCTGTCGTCATAGTGAAAGACGTCATTTGACAGACAAATTGCAAATGGCAGTTTAAGTCATGTACTAAAAGTGTTACGTTAATTAAACCATTCAGACAGACATATTTATCGTTTAAAGCGGTGCGGTACATAGAGAAGAGAAGAACGGTTCGTGCTATGACCGCGAAAGAGAAATTGCCGAGGTTGGTGGATGTCTATCGTCCCAACAACCCGCTTAGCAGGAGACAAATCCCTCTTGTTGTCGATGAAAATTTAacggtaatttaataattctcacTAAAAACCGCCCTCCTCACCACGTCCACATTGAATTACGTTCAACATACACTCGTCCGTCGGCTTGCCGACTTTAAttcacaacaatttatttgacCTAGAAAGTGTTGAACAACAATTGATATGATTGAAACGTTTCAGCTGGTTATGGACGTGCAGGGCTCCGGTATTATCAGTGACAACAAAATATTGCGGGGCCGCGAGCTCGAGGAGTTCGAACGCAAGTGGCGTGTGCTCTCCATGACCGAGCTGGACAATGCACTGCACATCAACAAAGATGAACTTATGCATGTGCTCAACCAGAATGTACCCTGTGTTGGCTGCAGAAGAAGGTGAGCTGTTTGCTTTGTTTCAGGTCACTGAACTGATTTACATGaggatatttttgtatttccaGTGTGGAGAGGCTCTACATAGAGCTGCAGAAGTATGGACATCCCACTCTAGATCCATTGATAGTTACAGGTGATGGGATAATTACTATCAAGAAAGATAAACAGGACTCCCCTGTTTTGGGCTCCATATTTCATGACCATGCGTAAGTTTCCTCTTACTAAGCAAGTTGATCAATGTTTAAGAGTGTCTTTTTAGTGCTCGTTTAGACAAACTGATTGAAAACCAgccaaaaagaaataaaaagagTGTGCGATGCCTGTTGCATTCTCTCGACTCACAGCGCAGCAGACCACTAACCCCAGTTTGGAGGGATGTTTGGGACTGCATGAAAATGGACTGCAAAAAGGACGTGTGCATCATTGAGGCATCTAGTCTGCACACGACACTTGAAACGTACCTGCGTAAACACAGATTCTGCGCTGAATGCAGaactaaagttttaaaagGTACTATAactattttacagtttttaaacaattaaacggTTACGTTCTATTTTAGCTTATACTTTGTTGGTGGAGGAGCCGGAGCCAACTAAGGAGAAGGGTTACGTGTCGTCGTTGTACGCAGAAATAAAACGTTGCCTGCCTGACAAACACATTCACCTGCAACCGAAGACTGATTACATTACGAAGCTGATTAGCCGCGCCGAGCCCGAACTACTTGGAAGGTGAGACACTCATAACTATCTACCTAAGCGCCTTTCCGTTCCCCGTAAATTAAACCATCTTAACGCACGCAGATTTAGTCGTAGAGAACGCCACGCGAAGACGCTCGAGATCGCGCAGGAGGAGGTGCTCACCTGTCTCGGCATCTGCATGTACGAGCGCCTCCACCGCGTCTACATGCGGATGCGCGAGGAGGAATGCACGTGCCAAGTGTTCGCGGCCGTCGCCGTGCACACGCTCAGCCGCAGCTTCGAGACCATGGTCGAGAGAACCAGGGGCGTCAGCCAGCTGGAACTGCTCTATGAAGAGTTTGCCCGCGAAGAGCAACAGAAACAGCTACGTAGGGAACAGAAGAAGATCAAGCGCAGGCGTAAAAAGGTATTGGTGTAATACATATTGAgttgtatttgttttatttattgtcattaaatcgagttaacaaacaaattgatatttctatgaaaactGCAGACTGGTGTGtgcatgtatttttaaaacaactcCAAATCATCGTAAATTTTAGTTGAAGCATGTAGCATTTCAGTAAAACATTGAATTGACAAATCATGCCgtcattcaaatttatgacATCTGTTCGTCAAATATTCCACAAaagtttatacaaatttttaataattattttatatcttttgttCACTTTTTCGTCGCTTTGCATGTACATCAAATTTGTACTCAAACACCGGTTTTTTCGGGTTGTTTCGCAGGGTAAAACAATGGACCCGGAGGAAAAGGAGAATTGCAACGACTGCGGCGCAGGCGACTCGCCAATCGACGAATACGATAAGGACGATTTGAACGACGGCAAGGGCTGCTCGTGCGACTCCCCCATCACCGTCAAATCGGCCGACTCGCCAACAAAACAAGCGGACGGGGGCGGCGGCTGCTACGGCTGCGAGAAACTGCTGTCGCCTGCGAAAAGCAAACGCCTGACGGTGCAGTGCAATAATAACGGTAGTGAGGCGCTCGATCCGCAACACTATGCGGACTACGTCAAGGCCAAAACAAAGGACCGTTCGCGGTGCAGCACGTCAAACGAAATGTGGCCGGACGAGGATTGCAAGTGTGACGGTGACGCAGCAAAGAAGCCGCCGTCCACGTGCGTTTGCGATCCGTTCGTGGCGAGCACGAAGGACGGCGGCGGCAGCGATCACTCGCACGATTGCGGCTATTCGTCGGAGAACAACAACGGGTGCTTCGAGTCCGGATCGTCCGTCTCCAGTTTGAGCACATCGCCGGAGGGTTCAGAGCTCGCGTGCTCGGATAGTTGTTGCCAGCACGAACAGGAGTATATTTCGTCACATTGCAGGTTGTCGTACGGCGGCAATGGCACACAGTTAAGTCTGCAGGAAATGCTCGAGGTGAGCGGCTCAACCAATTTCTTGAGGCTCAATCGTaactcatattttaatattttaggatCACAGTGAGGACGACGATAACGACTGTTACATAACGGCGGAGGAGGTGCGCGAATTCAAGAACAACAGCAGACAGGTATACGAACAGCGGCGCGAACTGCGCGAAACTCTACAAAAGAGATTTGCGCAGTTCTGCGTTAACGGACCGCTGCAAGTGCCTAGACTGCTCGTACAGACCAAGTACGCGTCGAACTGATTTAATGGCGCAGAAGCGGCGTTGTTTTCGAAAGGATACaactcatttttatattttttatcagtttttaaaatctgtatttttgtgttttaccGGCGGAATATGCGAAAAGCAGACAGtatggtaattttttttaattcaaaatattttgtttgattagGATATTGCGCTCAGTTACATTTGCATTTAATCAACACATTTTCACACAtgctttttgttattattccactggtatatatatttttttgtgaggcgagcttttgaaaataattctgCCTAGTCATATCTTAACACTCatttgatttttagaaaataaatggtCTGgagtattttcaaaattcgtcgttttctaaattttgtctGCCttcaaattacataattatttcagatacatatttgtttaatttacaactgttttaCTTCTTTAAAATTGAGCTCctgtttaaaagataaaaatgagccggtatttaatacaatatttataatgtatttgttGCATTCCATATgggttattattgttaaaaaagatAGAGTTGTTTTGTATGGGAGCAATGTCTATATTTCATTGCTTCTTGTTCTATgtaagtcataaataaaacaaataaagtaCCTAAGTTCATATTAAAAACCTTGTCTTCATTTCTCATCCATTccataataaaacaatgttataaaaaacaacactttattacttaaacaattatataaaaaagatgaaaaaataaattttcagccTTGATATTCAGCTATACACAAACAAGCATTAGTTCCTCCAAATCCGAAGGCGTTTTTAAGGGCTATCCTTCTCTTGCCATTGTCATTCCACTTCTGATTATTATTAGGAACAAAATTTATGTCTTTTAAGTCGACAGCCTCGTGATTAATTGTAGGAGGCAAAATACCTTCTTGCACAGCTTTAATTGTGAAAACAGCCTCTAAATTACCAGCCGCCCCTAATAAATGTCCATGTGCACCTTTGGTTGAAGATATTGCTATATTTTTCACTCTGTCGCCAAACAATTGACTTATTGCTTTGACTTCTATCGCGTCTCCTATCGGGGTGGAAGTTGCGTGTGCGTTTACATAAGAAATGTCACTTACGTCCACCTTTGCGTCCTTCACTGCCCTCGACATGGCTAAATGTGCTCCAGTACCATCTGACCTTGGTGCTGTTAAATGAGAGGCATCTCCAGAGAGACCATAGCCTAGAATTTCCGCATAAATGTTTGCTTGTCTGTTTAGAGCATGTTCAAGTTCCTCCAACACTAAAATCGAGCTACCTTCACCCATTACAAAACCATctcttttattatcaaatggCCTGGATGCTTTTTCAGGCTCTTCATTGAAGTGTGTACTTAAAGCTCTAAGCCTACAAAATCCGGCGATGGCTAACGGGGAAATACACGACTCAGTACCACCACAAATCATAACATCAGCATCTCCATTTCTTACAAATCTGAACGAGTCACCGATTGCATGCGCTCCCGTCGCACAGGCCGTCGACACCGCGTGGTTTGGTCCCCTGAATCCGTACTTTATGCTGATCTGTCCTGCCGCCATGTTCGGTAATATCCTGGGCACAAAAAAGGGACTGACCTGGTGATAACCCTTTTTCAAGGCGTCGTAGGTCTTGCAAATGTCCTGCAAATCCACCATACCCATGCCCACAGCCACACCGATGTTATTACGGGTTTCTTCCGAGGCTTGTGTTAATCCGGCATCGGTTAGGGCTTCTTCGGCTGCCAGGAGGGCGAAAGCGGTTGCTGGGCCCATTGATTTCAGTTCGGACGGTGAGAAACGGGCAGCGATGTCGAATTTCGCTCCGTCGGTTTTGACGAAGCCGGCAACTTTGCAAGGGAGGTGTTCGTATTCGGGGCCCAACAGTTTGGTGATACCGCTCTTGCCGTTTATTATGTTCTTCCATGATTCTTTTAGGTTCGCGCCGACCGGCGACAACACACCGATGCCGGTCACAACCACGCGTCTATgcattttgttttcattaaaattatttgtttttaataaataaactttgtgGAAATAGTGAGGTTATCTAACCTTTTAAGGTTATGTGAAATTTGACAGTAGTTCAAATGTaccaaaatacattttatgtaaaaaccaatttaaaattatggaatattaataattattatttaatatttatgttgagcaagtctaattttattatctatagaATTCGaaagttttacattaaatttgtttct encodes the following:
- the LOC109598645 gene encoding transcription factor E2F5 — its product is MMAETQPSRFEKSLGLLTTKFVSLLQKSQGGVLDLKVAADFLAVRQKRRIYDITNVLEGIGLIEKKSKNSIQWKPYTYRDCIQGGNSQEFSVKVTELKEKLAKLDEYEQKLDLHKLWVTQSIKNITEDLETKQYLYVTKDDLLSAYESDQIILLINTPVNQTSVKFKNNSEELSLNFKAEKPIVANLLRNEEKIEEDVKDENIKKRKINHIEYVEDKRRCYSVENDPELLTAEILFRTIPNNNIYKLNEGIVSSTDPFLRLSPLPFTEDFSFGLSESEGLSDLFDITVPNE
- the LOC109598651 gene encoding gametogenetin-binding protein 2-like isoform X1, with amino-acid sequence MTAKEKLPRLVDVYRPNNPLSRRQIPLVVDENLTLVMDVQGSGIISDNKILRGRELEEFERKWRVLSMTELDNALHINKDELMHVLNQNVPCVGCRRSVERLYIELQKYGHPTLDPLIVTGDGIITIKKDKQDSPVLGSIFHDHAARLDKLIENQPKRNKKSVRCLLHSLDSQRSRPLTPVWRDVWDCMKMDCKKDVCIIEASSLHTTLETYLRKHRFCAECRTKVLKAYTLLVEEPEPTKEKGYVSSLYAEIKRCLPDKHIHLQPKTDYITKLISRAEPELLGRFSRRERHAKTLEIAQEEVLTCLGICMYERLHRVYMRMREEECTCQVFAAVAVHTLSRSFETMVERTRGVSQLELLYEEFAREEQQKQLRREQKKIKRRRKKGKTMDPEEKENCNDCGAGDSPIDEYDKDDLNDGKGCSCDSPITVKSADSPTKQADGGGGCYGCEKLLSPAKSKRLTVQCNNNGSEALDPQHYADYVKAKTKDRSRCSTSNEMWPDEDCKCDGDAAKKPPSTCVCDPFVASTKDGGGSDHSHDCGYSSENNNGCFESGSSVSSLSTSPEGSELACSDSCCQHEQEYISSHCRLSYGGNGTQLSLQEMLEDHSEDDDNDCYITAEEVREFKNNSRQVYEQRRELRETLQKRFAQFCVNGPLQVPRLLVQTKYASN
- the LOC109598646 gene encoding cytosolic non-specific dipeptidase encodes the protein MVFPHTYRNEHTETITTNYTYGSWYAEHVKFKIPIKRQLLKLLKDIDGCERSYRRDLSDTVAIKCIPTNPKYSKEIYRMKSYVEGWFNKLSIRNESFDIGSIQFGDQTLVLPPVLLGRLKSPIAKITLCVYLHLDVREQNPAEWDSDPWTLSERDAKYYGCGTASSKGPLLCWMHAIQSFNRLNFDLPINIKFIVEFAYTLRSPELMKFLVAKKQDFFNDIEYVVCNLSEWLGQKYPSIVYGTVGVLYMSLMVQKNPETDSDLSEDAKKILDTIVNDENKILIPHFNDYVDQVTPDEERIYESIRNFDIDAVRASLPPHKQHLDKIRLLMDFWRNPSITVGEVMTCACDDPDTSIVRQDFMVKIVPRQIVEKSVTMINAHVKNAVKELDIKSKVDVVLQSSVKHWIEDIYCPLFQAAKRATLQIYKEDPDMIREDKSRLIITILKMVFEKPVLCLPLVSQNCNKYRPNEFIPKKNYMEGTKLIAALIIQLGEK
- the LOC109598651 gene encoding gametogenetin-binding protein 2-like isoform X2 → MTAKEKLPRLVDVYRPNNPLSRRQIPLVVDENLTLVMDVQGSGIISDNKILRGRELEEFERKWRVLSMTELDNALHINKDELMHVLNQNVPCVGCRRSVERLYIELQKYGHPTLDPLIVTGDGIITIKKDKQDSPVLGSIFHDHAARLDKLIENQPKRNKKSVRCLLHSLDSQRSRPLTPVWRDVWDCMKMDCKKDVCIIEASSLHTTLETYLRKHRFCAECRTKVLKAYTLLVEEPEPTKEKGYVSSLYAEIKRCLPDKHIHLQPKTDYITKLISRAEPELLGSRRERHAKTLEIAQEEVLTCLGICMYERLHRVYMRMREEECTCQVFAAVAVHTLSRSFETMVERTRGVSQLELLYEEFAREEQQKQLRREQKKIKRRRKKGKTMDPEEKENCNDCGAGDSPIDEYDKDDLNDGKGCSCDSPITVKSADSPTKQADGGGGCYGCEKLLSPAKSKRLTVQCNNNGSEALDPQHYADYVKAKTKDRSRCSTSNEMWPDEDCKCDGDAAKKPPSTCVCDPFVASTKDGGGSDHSHDCGYSSENNNGCFESGSSVSSLSTSPEGSELACSDSCCQHEQEYISSHCRLSYGGNGTQLSLQEMLEDHSEDDDNDCYITAEEVREFKNNSRQVYEQRRELRETLQKRFAQFCVNGPLQVPRLLVQTKYASN